Sequence from the Phaeodactylum tricornutum CCAP 1055/1 chromosome 4, whole genome shotgun sequence genome:
GATACTATAAAAAAATTTAGATTGCATTTTTCCATTGTAGAGGCAAGACGCTGTCCGGCAAACCGATTGAATGGCGAAACGTGTTCGACAAATGCATGTCGGACAAGTTAGGCCGAGTAAACTGGGCTACACCTCGTCGCGGAACTTGGTGTCGTTCCAGAACGAGATCATTTTTCGGAATTGAAAGGTCAGCCTTGTGCTCGTCCGAAAGTATCTCCAAATCCAACTCTACCGTGTAAGCGTATTCACTAGGATCCATCTCGGAAGCGTATCGCTGAAGCACATGGCACGGTAGTCCGTAGTTTACTAACAAAGGAGACTCGGGTGTTTCCAACCAATTGTATTGACTTTGTCGATATGTCGGCTGAAGCAAAGCTACATGGCAGCGTGTGTGGAGATGCTCCGGATAAGGATCAAACTCCTGTTCGGATCGTGTACGAAGGGGAATGTGAAGCTGATGATTGTAAACATAGTCGGGCTGGATGATTTTCCCATCAATCGGTTGGTATGTTCTTTTATGCTCTTGCCAGGCTGTCTCCCAGGCATCTCCGTAATCCAATAGAATTTCTTCGCCCTCAGAAATATTTCGTAGCGCAACGTAGTCAAATGCCAGCTTCAATTGGAAGTCGAACGAGTTTTCTACTGTTCGCTCGGCAACCGCTGTAGCGTTGTGCCATGGGTTGAGAGACCAGCGAATGCGGACATTGGGATTGCGATCATGATTGATGTAGTTAACTCCCGGACCATATGGACACAAGGTCATAGTGGTGTTGGGATGGCCGAAGCAATAGTTGAGCAGCAGTTGCTTGGTATGTACGTGATCGCTTTCGCGTTCCCATGTACCCTTGTCATTTTGTTTGAGTACGTACATGTTAAAGTAGTCCAAGTCCGGAAAAACGTGTAATGGAGACGTTGATACGATGGTTCCCTGTGGGAGATCGCGAGCTGCGACAGCTCCTTGCCCCGCTTCGGGATGTTTAGGGGACAACGGCACCGGTCTGACATGATCCACACACTGTCCGTAAGAAGTGAGATATTCCAAAGAATGCCGCGACATATCCTCGTGAAATCGAAGAAGACCAGATTCGTCATCACCCGCATCATGCGCATGTTGAGGCTCTCGTGGTAGCGTTTTAAGAATGCGCGACTGAAAAGTACCTGTTACTGCCTGCACTATGTCGAACAAGTCTGTAAAAAGTGGTGACACCGAGACTGTGGAGCTTATCCGATCTACGAGGGGGGCCATTCTATTTAACAATGCTTGCCCACGTCTAAAGTCTTCTGGAAAAGCAAAGGAATCGCCCAAAGCCTTGGCGCGGCTCGGGAACCAAGTGGGTCCGTAGGACTTGAACAGCTCTCCACCAGGTGGAATGCGTCGGGATACCCGGGTGGTGGAGTTACGGTAGGGTGAAACAGCACCAGCGTTCGGGCTGGTGCGAAATATCCCTGCGGGAAGGTACTGCGCCACGTGACTTTTATTCGGCGAGCCCAAGTTCAGGACGAACTGGTGCGAATTGACCAAGGCGTCAATGCCGGGACAGAACGCTTCGAGATGGAGCGCCGGATAGGCTTCTAAAGTCATACCGACGTCAATATGGCTCCATGTGTAGTCCCCAAGGGGATGAAAGAATGGCTTGGAATAATTGCGATGCAAATGTGGGTTGACAATAGGGATGCAGATGTCACCGTAGCCAGCCTTGGTCCCTTCTTCCCAAGCCTGATGGCCAACAAACAGACCGAGCCCGGCGCCCGGGATTGTAGATGGGGCCAGATACAAACCACATTCCAATGGCTTAGATTCCTTGGTCAAGATTTGTTTCTCAATCAACCCAGACTGTGATTCTCCATCCACTGAGCAGGACAAGAGAGAGATGAATAGGAGTGACGACCAAGTGTTTTTCATGGTGCATTGGAGGAGTCGGACAAAAGAATAAGACGTTTGTTCGTGTAAGGAAAACTTCGCCGGTGTCTACTGTGTCGAattttaacagtaaataataTGATCGTTGTCAAAAGTCCCTATCTAACTGGATTCGTAGGAAGTGCAACTCCCAAACATTAAGCTTTCCGAATGTCCTACCGTTGTCGTTTCATAGGGTCTAGTTCCCGAACTTGCAACATTAAAAAGCGCGGTGAGCTGAACCAACACATTACATTAATCCTTTCCAAGACCTGCTCGGTTGACCAACCGTAAAAAGAACAATTGTATCTTTATTGCTGTGGCTCAGGATGGGCAAAGTCTTATCACTCGCAAACCTTGCGATTGCTCGTTATATTTCTCTAACCCCTGCGGTCCGTACCTTGATGCTGCTACAAGTAGTGGCTCTGCTTTTGAACTTGTGCGGCGCTTTTGAGCCACCGAAGACTCTTCGCAATGTTCCTCTGGACCGCTCCGATGTCGGACGTACAGGGCTTTCCCCAGAACCTACGTGCGGACAGTATTTGGCACCGTCTATCCTCCCTGGAGCCGGTTTGGGCATGTATTCGGGTGTGGAAATCGAAGAAGACGATCCTGTGAGCTACGGAGACATTTGTATTCCACTAATTGATTTGAAATTGGTACGTCCATTCCCAGGACAGAATTCTGTATCCACTTCCCGCAATGATTCGCACTTTTCGTAGCGGCTTGCAACGAAGCTTGTGAATACTTTTCGTCTCCACGAGATCTAACGGtgttttttcttcaatactTTTGCATCAGCACGTCGGGAACGATGACAACGACTTCTACAATCCCTTTGCCGCCTACGTGTGGCAAGCCAGCGCCTTGGGTATGATTGATCTCAACCTTTCGAAGGATGTCAGTGCCTTCTGTATGGGTATCAACAGTATTGCCAATTGCCACCTCCCCTTAAAGCATGCGTACCAGACTAAGCCGGAATACGATCCTCAAGTCCTGCGACACAGGCACGCCTCGGTTGGATCTTTTACGCCCTATTTCAACCTCACATCTTTCGCGGCACGTCCCATTCCGTCGGGCAGTGAAATTTTTAAGTCGTACGGCAATTACTGGTTTGAAACCCGATCCGACACGTTCGGTCAACAGTTTCCTTTGTCGACTTCATACAAGGAAGCTAGCAACCTTCTGGAAAAATTGTTTGTGTCAATGAAATTGACCAGCTCTCTAAGTGCGAGCTTGTACGATGAGGTGGTGTTGAGTATCAAAGAATTGCTACCTTCGCGTACCATGAACGCCTTTCCCAATACGGTACCCCATGCCATTTTAGGAGCTCACGAAAGCTTGGCTGCTGTTCATCAAACACTGGTCATCCGAGATTTGGAGTGGTTGCGATTGAATGGTCGGTGCCTGGATCATATCCGTCCGGGAACGTCAACTCTTGAAAACGTTGGGCACGGTGCATTCGCCACACGAGATTTATCATCCGGAACTATCGTGTCTGCCTCCCCTGTACACCACATTGAGCGCGCATTTACCCAAATGTATGAAGTCAGATACGATGAAGCTGCCAAAAAACATGTACCCGACAAATCAAAAATTGTTGCCTATCAGCTGCTATTAAATTATTGCTTTGGCCACAATGAATCAACTGTGTTGGTCTGTCCCTATGGAAATGGTGTAAATTATATCAACCACGTCCGGGAACATGCCAACGTCAAGGTGCGCTGGGCTCAAGACTTCCCAGCTCACCAAGATGATGTCCTGCATCAGGCAACCCCCGAAGACCTCTTCAATTCCACTGCGGAACCTAAATTTGTTCTCGAATATATTGCTTTACGCGACATTGTAGCAGGCGAGGAAATATTTTTGGACTATGGCGAATCCTGGGACGCTGCGTGGAATGCCCACTCCTTGTCCTACGAGCCGTTTGGTGGAGCTACCTCGGCTGAACGCTACCGAGATGCGTTTTGGGTCAACGAAAATCACGGTGACATGCCACTACGAACTCGGCAAGAGCAAATCGTGGATCCGTACCCAGATAATTGGGTTTTGCGCGTTCACCCCTGGGTCTTGCAGCACCACATAAAGTATGGCTACCTTTCTGGCAATTACGATTGGCAGGAGTCAGATCGTACTCCACTCCGCGATGATTTCGGCTTGCCTTGTCAAATTTTGGAGCGGCACGAAAACGGAACCATTCCACACAAGTACACAATCCTGGCTGATACCACTAGCGTTGATTGGTTCGAGACAGACAGCGTGGCCATTTCTCAAGTGCCTCGATCGGCTTTGACCTGGTTGAACGCACCCGGAACAATGGATTTTCATCTCCCCAACGCCTTTCGACAACCCATAGGATTGTCGGACGAAATGATGCCAACCCAATGGCGGAATCTCCTGGCCAAGTAAGGCGGTGGTTTCGCTTGTTCATTCGAGAGTGCAAAGCCGAAAatcactaacagtaaactgaTGTTGAACATACTACTTTGGTTGAATTCGTGTTTTAGTGTTAGAAGTCAAAGCAAGGCAGACCCTTTCACCATTTTGAGGTGCATATGTCGGAGTGTTTGTTTGAGCTATCAAAGGTACACAGCGAATAAAGGCGTGGTACGCATTTTCTGTAGCATCGCACACGAATAGTTAGTTGATTCTTCAAGGATATGTAGACATTTTGAATTTGATTCCCGAACACGAGTGTAGGGGGACTTTTTTGGACGCCGTCCGCCATAGACAGTAAGCTCCACTTTCGATCCGGACCATGGTGGTATCCGGTATCACCGGCGCGCACGCAAATGCCGCTTTGACACAATGATGCTTCCCTCGATTTCCCAAAATCAGCTCCATCAAAGAGGTAACAAACTGGTGGTCGACAAGGGTAGCCTAGCACGATCTCCTTCCCCCGAAGCCGGTGAAGGAAAGAACCATCGTCGTGTAAGAAGAAAGTATGTTTCGTGTTGCCATAGTTGTCTATTACGATCAATCAATCAGCTATATTTCAAACGGAGGCGGATAGCGTGTACTGTTTTCTTCGTATCTACGCTGTGGTGGGTACTCTATACGTTCCGACCTGGATCTCTTTCTCAAGAAGTATTGGCTGAGACGAATCTACCTTTGGACTTTGTAGTTGCCGGTTTTCCCAAATGTGGCACCACAACGTTGATGTACGCCTTCCGGCAGCATTCACAAGTCAATATGAATACACACGAGTCTTGCTCTATTTCCAGTGCCAGAAAGACGACGACTCAAGTTTGGAACGGACTGCAGGCGGAATTGAGTGACATCATTTCGCTACCGGCTACTGGCCGCGTCAACGGAATAAAATGCCCAACTGCAATGTATAGTATGAAAGCTCTGCATCGATTACAAAACTGGCATCCTCGTACTAAATGGATTGTGGGACTTCGTCATCCCGTCTGGCAGGTACAGTCATTTTATAATTACCGCGTTACGGAAGCCTACGATAAGCTGGAGGCTGCAGCGTCTCAATCGTATTCATGGCTGCCGCGTTTTATGTGGGACCCTCAACCATCTTTTCGAAGTCTGGACGATATCTTCACGGCCCCATATCAGCCGTGGAATGAAGTCTCGAGATGGTCCCATCGCTACGAGCTTTTTTTGAACCAATTTGGATTCACCAACATGACGGTGCCTGAAGTTGTCGAATGGCAAAACTTGACGGCAGCAAGAGATGCGATGACTCTTTATCCCCATCTCGGACTACTATCTGATCATAACTTTGAAATTTTTGTCTATACGGTTGATCAAATGGAGGATGCAAATACTGAGCGGAGCGCTCAGTTTCGAAAGGGTTTACAATCATTTTTGGGTCTGACCGAGCCTCTGCCCAGCTTGGGACACGAGAACATCAATCACTTTCAAGGCAGTCGGGCCCATCCGGAAACAATTGATATTTGTGATTCGCAGTGGAGCGATCTGCGATCGCAAATCATTGCTGACGGCCGAGTTACAGCGACTTGGATTCAAGA
This genomic interval carries:
- a CDS encoding predicted protein produces the protein MKNTWSSLLFISLLSCSVDGESQSGLIEKQILTKESKPLECGLYLAPSTIPGAGLGLFVGHQAWEEGTKAGYGDICIPIVNPHLHRNYSKPFFHPLGDYTWSHIDVGMTLEAYPALHLEAFCPGIDALVNSHQFVLNLGSPNKSHVAQYLPAGIFRTSPNAGAVSPYRNSTTRVSRRIPPGGELFKSYGPTWFPSRAKALGDSFAFPEDFRRGQALLNRMAPLVDRISSTVSVSPLFTDLFDIVQAVTGTFQSRILKTLPREPQHAHDAGDDESGLLRFHEDMSRHSLEYLTSYGQCVDHVRPVPLSPKHPEAGQGAVAARDLPQGTIVSTSPLHVFPDLDYFNMYVLKQNDKGTWERESDHVHTKQLLLNYCFGHPNTTMTLCPYGPGVNYINHDRNPNVRIRWSLNPWHNATAVAERTVENSFDFQLKLAFDYVALRNISEGEEILLDYGDAWETAWQEHKRTYQPIDGKIIQPDYVYNHQLHIPLRTRSEQEFDPYPEHLHTRCHVALLQPTYRQSQYNWLETPESPLLVNYGLPCHVLQRYASEMDPSEYAYTVELDLEILSDEHKADLSIPKNDLVLERHQVPRRGVAQFTRPNLSDMHLSNTFRHSIGLPDSVLPLQWKNAI
- a CDS encoding predicted protein, whose amino-acid sequence is MGKVLSLANLAIARYISLTPAVRTLMLLQVVALLLNLCGAFEPPKTLRNVPLDRSDVGRTGLSPEPTCGQYLAPSILPGAGLGMYSGVEIEEDDPVSYGDICIPLIDLKLHVGNDDNDFYNPFAAYVWQASALGMIDLNLSKDVSAFCMGINSIANCHLPLKHAYQTKPEYDPQVLRHRHASVGSFTPYFNLTSFAARPIPSGSEIFKSYGNYWFETRSDTFGQQFPLSTSYKEASNLLEKLFVSMKLTSSLSASLYDEVVLSIKELLPSRTMNAFPNTVPHAILGAHESLAAVHQTLVIRDLEWLRLNGRCLDHIRPGTSTLENVGHGAFATRDLSSGTIVSASPVHHIERAFTQMYEVRYDEAAKKHVPDKSKIVAYQLLLNYCFGHNESTVLVCPYGNGVNYINHVREHANVKVRWAQDFPAHQDDVLHQATPEDLFNSTAEPKFVLEYIALRDIVAGEEIFLDYGESWDAAWNAHSLSYEPFGGATSAERYRDAFWVNENHGDMPLRTRQEQIVDPYPDNWVLRVHPWVLQHHIKYGYLSGNYDWQESDRTPLRDDFGLPCQILERHENGTIPHKYTILADTTSVDWFETDSVAISQVPRSALTWLNAPGTMDFHLPNAFRQPIGLSDEMMPTQWRNLLAK
- a CDS encoding predicted protein; protein product: MMLPSISQNQLHQRGNKLVVDKGSLARSPSPEAGEGKNHRRLYFKRRRIACTVFFVSTLWWVLYTFRPGSLSQEVLAETNLPLDFVVAGFPKCGTTTLMYAFRQHSQVNMNTHESCSISSARKTTTQVWNGLQAELSDIISLPATGRVNGIKCPTAMYSMKALHRLQNWHPRTKWIVGLRHPVWQVQSFYNYRVTEAYDKLEAAASQSYSWLPRFMWDPQPSFRSLDDIFTAPYQPWNEVSRWSHRYELFLNQFGFTNMTVPEVVEWQNLTAARDAMTLYPHLGLLSDHNFEIFVYTVDQMEDANTERSAQFRKGLQSFLGLTEPLPSLGHENINHFQGSRAHPETIDICDSQWSDLRSQIIADGRVTATWIQDRLVASPHVSVSDDPFFRSTLDMWMHDPCP